tGAGAATTGGTaacattttgtttttgtttgaaTTCTACCATATAACACAACCGTTAACGATTGTCTTCAATCTAGCATCctgtaaaataataatttaagaaTGCCAAACATTCCATTTTGATCCAATTTTAGCCCATTCCCCGCAGAACTTGGCCGAGATTGTGGTTAGAATAGGAACGATGACGAAACGTCATTGTTAGATTATTACTTTTAAAGAATGTGCTAGATTTGAGACAAATATTAAACATTATGCTATATGTTATAATTTTCCTTATATAACGTATTAGGCCCCATAAACAGGCCATGTCAGATTTTCCATAAGCGGACGAGGCATTAATGTTAAGTATTTTTTAAAGCATGGATTACTTTTGAGAGAAACGCTAAACGTCTTCATATGGtgtaattttctctattttaattgtaataaGTTTACTTACATTTCGTCCCAAAAGTCTCTAGGATCAATTCAAACTATTTATATGGCCTACACTTCTCTGCGtgtccatttttttattttatttctctcTAAGGTATAAAACATTAATACCTAAATTctgaataatattttaaaattttaatttttataatgttGTGTAGGACATTGCAATTCATCTCTCGTATATTATGAAAGACTGTGCTAAACTACTAACGTAAATGTCTAGTGTCATTATGTAGCATGATATTGatgtataatattttattcacAGATGAgcaaaatttaattatctaTTTCGTGGTGGTATAAAACTTGTTTTGAATAGGAGTATTAATGTACTTCCGTTACATTTTAAACCAATCAATAATAACACGATCAATACCCATTATTCTACCGGTGGACatagttttattttaattttgttaaatttcttttaattaaatatacacTATATATTAGTTAATGACCTGAAAGTTCAAATTTGAATGAATGATTGCCACTCTACTTTAATATGTATTAGTAATAATTAgttttatatttgtatttatctTTAAATAGATTAATCAACTCTTCTCATGAACACTGAGGACAtcttaaaagggaaaaaggtaATAATAACAAGTAAAAGACCAGGTGGGCTCCCTCTTCATCCTGTTCGTGtccgagaagaagaagaagagggaggaagaaggaaaaagagagagattttgGGCCAATTTAAaagtatgaaatttttttgggtgtttTCAAATAACGAGTGGCCCCGTAGTACGTACTTGTGTCGTCATTTTGTTGGTTATTTCACAAAGGACATGACACCATTACCCCCCCTAACCGGCCACATTAGTTTTTCTGTCGATTTtttgcaaaaataataatggtgagatagatttgaattaAGGTGTAAAATggcatgatagatttggaacacAATACAAATGTTGGACTTTTTTTACGTAATTTTTTGACCATGAGATAgatatgagaaaaaattaaaatcatatgatTTATGTTGTTAAAACTCCTATAGTAATATTAGTTTGATTTATGCTGTTGTGAAAAATAGGTCATCAAACTGTATTGTGCAgtgtaaattaaaaaaaaaaagaaggaaaaatggAACGGTAGAGTTCACTAGAAAAATGTATTATTTGTTTGTACATTTGGAGATGGCCGGAGTTTGCCGCGAAAACATAGGAAGATGAGCAATAAGGAGAGACTAGGCATCATCCCGTGCTCCTGCGGGTCAAATTATTTATTGATAGATTATATGTAATTGTTTGTACGAATTCATGAAATAAAATGGATCTCAATGAAGaccaaataatttaaaagagaCGAATATGAAGTTTATCTAATAATATTTAGCAAATTATACCggtttcaaataaaaatcttttttaattaGGTACACATATCTAAGGCCATTCTACATCGAATCTCACTGTAGACCTACGGAAACAAagttgccaaaaaaaaaacaagatttATTCATCCAAAATATTGATAATAATTTGTTCATATAATCAAATTagactaaaagaaaaaaaaattaaaatgcaaCACGAGCGAGAGTAAGGATAAGCATCCATTCGCTTCCTGCTTCTTCAAAGGAACATAATTTAATggtataataaaattacattatcatcCAGTGACTTtagttattatattttttgagtgagaaaatattctattgtttaaaattttagataatGGGATGAAAATTATGGTAATTCGTTGTGATAATGGTTGTGAGGAAATAATTGGCATGTGTTCTTGTTgtgaatataattaatatttaataacatGTAAATTGATTTAAGTAGTTCAACATTTCTTTCTCTTAAAGCAGCATCTCTTATTTGAGTATTGAGAATGAAAACAATTAATGGGGAAGCTTTACCTCTTTGTAAGTAGACCCAGTTTGAACGTAGATTTGATAAATTAGTTGGTACCTATTAGACTTTGATTCCAAGtggaacaaaataaaattgtacaaaaaagagggaaaatgttgaaaaagaaaaaaaaagaggtaacaaatcataattattaaatgaaagaaagataaggatttaaatatgataaagataaataaataaatgaaaaattctaCAATGAAACCTCAAATTAGGTTCCATGGTGGAATTGCTAGTTTTTTCTAGCccttttaatattaaagataACGTTTTGGCTCATAGAACTTTCAATGGCGTCACAAATTCATCAGGCCACATGTaaagtacaataaaattgGAGGGTCGCTCTCCTTTCGATGATTGAattgtatataaattaaaactcGCTTACTTGTCGATGACGTCTAACTAATGTGTTCGGCTGATATTAGatcagttttctttaaaaattgattttcatGGTCCAGTTCGGTGATGTGGCGATAATGGGTGATGTGGTGGAATGTGATTTGTACATGTGGCGGGAATATTCGAGAAACAGTGGTATAATATTATATGCgaaaattgtgaaatgaaaatataaagaattaTAAATACTAGGGTAAAGTATGTAAATAATAGATGAATAAGACCAAAAGTTGGTAGGATCTCATGgctgaaattaatattttatcataGAATACAAGTTGGGTTTCATTGTAGAAttcacaataaataaataaataaggatTTAAATATGATCATTTTAACTTATAGCCGAAattgtctttttttcttttgataatttgtaggagaaaaagtaagaaaagaaaaaagagagaaagcgGAAAGGCGtttgagagagagatgatgcTGCGACGAAACCATCATGTGATTTTTGTCATAATGGGTCACTTAAATTCTATTTGTTCAAAACTTAAGGACcgagaaaaaacaaaagcgaaaaccacaaaaaaaaaaagagcaaaagcaCGCGCCTGTGTAAGGAAAAGCTTCACGCTCGCCACAAGCATCAGATGGACAGGTTTTTATGTTTGaccataataatataataaaagggaaaatagcctcatatatcataatttttaccttattttcacttcctaacacgttttaaaaattttcacgaTCTAGCATGAATTACTATTTTATTCCtggatctagcacaccgttaaactccgtctaaaaaccgttaaacaccgttagacggagtttaacAGTGTGCTAGAttcgggaataaaatggtaatTCGTGCTAAAATGtgataacttttaaaaacgtgttaggaagtgaaaataaggtaaaaactgtACTACATTGGGctattttccattaaaaaatatttaccacTCTTTTCGGTGTtctgattttgataattttagtGAACCGTAtgatctcaaaacgaggtgaaacttttaccccatattcctgatgttattataaagctgcacacaaattttcaaaattttctagatggtgaatttttagataaaaaataggaaaaataacCTCATATAGCAcaatttttactttattttcacttcttaacacgtttttaaaagttgtcacgatctaacatgaattactattttatttccggatctagcacaccattaaactccgtctaaaaaccgttaaacaccgttagacggagtttaacggtgtgctagatccgggaataaaatggtgattcgtgctagaacgtgacaacttttaaaaacatgctaggaagtgaaaataatgtaaaaactgtgctacatggggctattttcccttaaaaaaatatttatcactCTTTTCGGTATtctgattttgataattttagtgaaaagtatgatctgaaaacaagatgaaacttttaccccatattcctgatgttattataaagctgcacataaatttttagatttttctagATGGTGCAATTttagattaaaaatatttacctcTTTTTTTGGTGTTGTGATTTAGGTAGCTTTTGTGAATCAtccgatctcaaaacgagatgaaaatttttccccatgttcctaacattattataaagctcctcacagatttttaaatttttttggctggtgaatcttcaaataaaatatatttacccaTCTTTTCGATGTTTCGATTTtaatagtttttgtgaatcgcCCGACCTCAAAAcaagatgaaaattttaccccatgttcctgatgttattataaagctccacacaaattttcaattttttatggaTGGTAcatcttcagataaaaaatatttacctctTTTTTTGATGTTGTGATTTAGATAGCTTTTGTGAATCGTCCGATTTCAAAACgaggtgaaacttttaccctacgttcctgatattattataaagccctgtacaaaatttcaaatttttttgggaggtgaatcttcagataaaaaataattaccattcttttcggtactctgattttgatatttttgtgaaccgtccgatctcaaaacgagatgaaactttttccccatgttcctaacattattataaagctcctcactaattttcatatttttctgggcagtgaattttcagataaaatatatttacctaTCTTTCGATGTTCCGactttgatagtttttgtgaattgCCCAATCCCAAAATGAGATGAACCTTTTACTCCATGTTCCTGATagtattataaagctccacacagatttcagatttttctgggtgttgaatcttcagataaaaaatatttatctatttattcggtattctgattttgatagtttttgtgaattgTCTGATCTCAAAAATAGCTTAAACTTTTAACCCGtgttcctgatattattataaagcttcacactaattttcagatttttctaagaggtgaatcttcaaataaaaaaaaagaagaaaaattgccTCATATAGCAtagtttttaccttattttcacttcctaacacgtttttaaaagttgtcacaatctagcacgaatcaccattttattcccggatctagcacaccgttaaactccgtctaacGGTATTTAACGGTttttagacggagtttaacggCATGCTAGACCCTAGAATAAAATAGCgattcgtgctagatcgtgacaacttttaaaaacgtgctaggaaatgaaaataaggtaaaaattgtgctatatggggctattttccctaaaaaatatttacctctTTTTTTGGTGTTGTGATTTAGGTAGCTTTTGTGAATCATCCGATTTCAAAACGCggtgaaacttttaccccacgtttctaatattattataaagatccacacaaattttcaaatttttctggaaggtgaattttcaaataaaaaataattatcctTCTTTTTGGtgctctgattttgatagtttttgtgaatcgtTGGATCTAAaagcataataaaataatattatacatttaaaaacttaataataatattttgggTAAGTAAATCTAATAATAACATTGACCTTTTTAGAtgaactttattttattttttctggcATTATTACGTATCTACTTTTTAtgttaatcaattaatatgcTCCATGTTTCATTCcatttcataatatatttttatatcagAAGTTAGTATGACATGcgattttttgataattaattgACATAATCAAACTtctaaaaattctaaattacataaaattcTTATGTTCTACTTATGGATCTAGATATCTCAAATCATAATCCTTTTCATTCAACGAGAATTCTCTGAATTTGAGAATGGATAACTTATTTGGGCTTTAGCATTTGGAATTCTAAACTGTCCAATATTCCTCCCATTTTCTATTTCACttcataaaaacaaaaattgtaGGTTCCTGGTACAGGGGGAATTTGAACAAAGAGGTGAACAATGCCATGGCGAATGGGAGTGACGTACCACACTCGGGAGGATGGTTAATCAATGGCGAACTTGGAGATTTTGCCAATTGCTCTAGTGGTACACAAAAGCCCTCTTCatcccttatatatatatatataacgggCACCCTTAAAATCTTATAATTTGACATATAAAAATACGATAACGATTAATGCACACATTACGTTTTTAACATTGCAGAAACAACATATCGATGGTCAGTTGATTATGGAAAGACATATCTTCTTCGGATAGTCAATGCGGTGAATGATGATCAGAACTTCTTCGCAATAGCCGATCACAACCTCACAATTGTTGGGTTGGATGCAGCATATATAAAGCCTATAGTGACGAGCTATATCATGATAAGCCCAGGACAAACAATGGATGTGCTGCTCACCGCAAATAGGTCTCTTGGACACTACTACATGGCTAGTAGACAATTTTTGACCGAGTCCGCCTACGTAAACATGGATATCGGTTCGGCAATCATTGAATATACAGGAGACTACAACTTCTCATCCTCTCCAATTTTTCCCGAAAACCTCCCTGTGGCTAAGGATATGGAACGTGCCATGAGATTTACTGGCTTGATTAGAAGCCTGGCCAATGAAGATTATCCCGTAAGTGTCCCATTAAATGTCACCACGAAGATGTTCATAGTGATATCCATGAACTATCTTTGCGAAAATCGTACAAATTGCCAGGACACCACAGATCATGTCATCCTAGCGTCAAGCATGAATAACATTAGTTGGGCCAACCCAACCGTGGACGTCCTGCAGGCTTATTACAGGTAATTGTCTTTCCCCCTAAAGGGATTCTATTtgttctctttttcctttgttttttttccccgttATGGAATTCTATCAAATTTGAATGGGCTAGATCAAATTAATTCTATGTCCTTATGCTCAAACCGTATATATGTTGTCAAACATACTAATTAGGTTGCGTTGGCCCCATGAGTTGGGCTTTTTAGAGTGAGCATGTATGAGTCTTTGCACTTGAGAGAACATATATGGGTGCAAATGTTTAAAATCTCGAATGATTGTTCTGTAAGCCAGCATGTAACAAACAGTGTGTCCTGATTTTTATAAGCTGATAAATTTGCATTATGGTCTAATATCAACTAAGATTTCTCACTTCTATTGctaatgttttcttttccattatgCAGGAATATAAGTGGATATTACACAACCAACTTTCCTGATTGGCCTTCGGTCATGTACAATTTTACAGCGCAAGACATTAGTTTTGATTTTGCTGTTACAGATCAAGCGACAAAGGTTAAGGTTTTGAACTACAATGAATCAGTGGAGATAGTGTTTCAAGGAACCGATCTCATAGCTGGGTCTGGCGTTCACCCAATGCATATGCATGGTTACAGCTTCTATGTGGTTGGAATGGGCCAAGGAAATTTCGACAATGAGACGGATCCTCTGATATATAATTTGGTTGATCCCCCAAAAGCTAACACTTTTATAGTCCCAAAGAATGGATGGCTAGCCATCAGATTCGTCGCAGATAATCCAGGCATGACAACGATCTCTTTCTCTAATATATAGAGTCGCTTTTTGGTTTCATAATAACCAGAGTCCCTTTATATCCCACTGCACCAAGGAAGAAGAAGTTATAAATGGGAATTTGGAAAGCACAAATTTTCTATCTTGTTGGGTGCAGGATAGTTTAAAAATAACACGGATATATCATTTCTATTGCATGTCTAATTGGAGGATTTGAGCATGCAGGTGTTTGGTTTTGGCATTGTCACTTTGACCGACATCTCAGCTGGGGTATGGACACTGTTTTCATAGTGAAGAATGGAAACACTGAGGAAACAAGCATTCGTCCGCCCCCTTCCAACATGCCTGCTTGCATCTTCAATAAGCACAACATCTCCATCAGTAAATGGAGCGATAATAATGCTGGTGATGATCAAGATTACCTTGAAGAATAGATGCTTGTGCTTTTGCAGTTAGATATATTGTTTCAATCATATAGAAAATAGAATACCTAAAAGAAGATTGTACTAAGAAAGTGGATGTAATGTAGTGGCACACGAACCTTGCCTCGGATCCGAGAGATTTTAGGTTCAGTTAAGTCCTATTTCATCTATTCGTGAGAAGGACAATCTGCACAAAAGTTGTATGAACCTAGAAAATACCAGTACCTGGGGTTATATATTTCCAAATAAAGGGGCATCGAATGTCCCACTCGGTGAGGCTGGAACCTGGAACATTTTCATTCTTAGTTAACGCTTTATATCACTGCACTATGCCTATTCCTCTAAATGGGTATACAGCTTTAAGATTCTGCTTGACCAAGCCTTCTGATAGGATATTTCGAGTTATGCCCAGGAAAAGGGTAAATCAATACTTCTCAATGTATGTGCACAAATTCCTCTTGGTTCACTCCCCATAACAACTTGTTAACTATGTGGAAGATTTCCCAATTGTTAGATATCGAGCTATAAGATTATTCTCGTGATGAGTTACTGTATCTTGGAGATTTTGAGGTGGGTTGAATATCTTGAGAAAGTTGTAAATCTTGTACATGTTGAGCCGATTTTCTCCTTATCTTTCAGATAAAAGTTAGTGAAAGCGTGTTTGCATCAATAAAATGTTTTCGGTGTGACTCTTCATGTGAGCACAAAACACGCTTTCGTATTTAGTCATGGATCTTGAGACCAGGGTCCCACTCCCGGtctctttctttctcattCCGTTAAGTCCAAAAGAGAAATGAAGCTTCATGGTTTCAGAGACTTCAAACTGGGAAAATCTTCTATGATGACAGGATTATCAAGTTGCATCGGCTAATTAGCTATTGATTTCTAAGTTGAAAATGTAGGAAAATCTTGACACCCCTGAGTGAGTTACatgattaattagttaattacgATCTTGTACTGTCTTATAGCCTGCATTGCAATTTCTTTCAGCTCTAATGTCTCGCTAATTGTTATGCCTTTGGGTTTTAGTGAGAAAATGCAACTCCAAGATCGACTACTGCCTCAAGCTCTCCACGTCAACTCCAAACGTAGGTCGTTTGATAATAGAATTAAGACTGGTTCATCATGTGCAATGCAACACAACATTGTGATTCTATATGCAGATTTAGCACTAGGAATCTGTGATAATTAAGGCTTATACCCTTTACTGACTATTAAGAGAGAAGGCCAGAGGGAGTTCGTATaggttactttaactctgagaACATCAGACTGTTGCATTCAGGCACTGTGGAGATTAAAACTCTTTCGCTTAGGGCAGATTAAGGAAATCTAACTCAAACAAGTTCCTTAATAGAAGGACATATACCAGAAGTAAGTATCTAATCATAAGAATCTACAAGCATCTCCTGATACTAAATTCATATGTAGCATTATGTTTCTCCTAGCAAATCAAAGATTGTCGCATACCCTTTGCAATTCTACAGCAGCTTCCCCAATTCCCATCACTCTCATTTTGTTGTGCAGCTGAGAAGGAAGGCCGACTCCAAGGATCGACAACAAATTTTCATGAAGATTTTTGTATATTTCCTCTGAATAAAGTAATATTGGATCTATCACCTGACTCAGTCCTTGAGGAAGGGATCTCGTTACAACCCACGGAGGCCAAAGCTGCCACTGAACATGGGCTCAATGGGCCTCCTCCTAGTGGACAGTTCGAGCAAGAGAATCCCGAAGCTATAGACGTCACATTGTATCGATACCTCTCCACCAAGACCATATTCAATATCATCAATTTTTAGATATTCGGTAAGAATGACTTTGATGTTCATAAATAGGACATGGTATTTTAGTTTTACCAGGTCCAACATAGCCAATAGTTCTTCTAATCCCGTTTGAACTACTTTGCGTTCCGGACGCTTTGGCCAGGAGAAAATTTACTAGACCGAAATCACTTTAATTTCCCAAAATATCACTATCGAGAAGATTATTGCTTGGCTTCAAGCCACAGTGAACTATGGGAATGCATGGGGATAATTCAATGTGGTGGCTGCATCGACGGCTATGTTTAACCTTCTGCAATATAGTTAAAGCGGTGCTATCATCTGAGATTGGATGCGGCCATTTCTCAAGGCTTCCATTCCGcatgaaccaaaaaaaaaagagcattgAAATTTTCTCCCTGGAAATCAATTGTCTAGCAAGAAGTTATAGTCTTGACGCGCTTTAGTGCTTCGCACTCAGCCATGACGCTCTTGCTTGATCCCTGTTCTTCAAGTTTGAGTACCTTCACAGCAACGACCTGGTCATTGCTTGGGAAACCCCTCAGTTGACCACATCGAAGCTTCCTTCTCCAATCATGTTTGTAGGA
The sequence above is drawn from the Punica granatum isolate Tunisia-2019 chromosome 5, ASM765513v2, whole genome shotgun sequence genome and encodes:
- the LOC116209509 gene encoding putative laccase-9, whose amino-acid sequence is MEGRCISWLTILASFLLLGQFLRVRADVHYYDFTLKEMNVTKLCVTESILIVNDLFPGPVIRVHKGDTLYVNVTNKGDYGVTIHWHGVRQPGNPWSDGPVFITQCPILPGSYFTYEVIFSQEEGTLWWHAHSDWTRATVNGAIVIAPKEGTTFPFPKPDGEEVIVLGSWYRGNLNKEVNNAMANGSDVPHSGGWLINGELGDFANCSSETTYRWSVDYGKTYLLRIVNAVNDDQNFFAIADHNLTIVGLDAAYIKPIVTSYIMISPGQTMDVLLTANRSLGHYYMASRQFLTESAYVNMDIGSAIIEYTGDYNFSSSPIFPENLPVAKDMERAMRFTGLIRSLANEDYPVSVPLNVTTKMFIVISMNYLCENRTNCQDTTDHVILASSMNNISWANPTVDVLQAYYRNISGYYTTNFPDWPSVMYNFTAQDISFDFAVTDQATKVKVLNYNESVEIVFQGTDLIAGSGVHPMHMHGYSFYVVGMGQGNFDNETDPLIYNLVDPPKANTFIVPKNGWLAIRFVADNPGVWFWHCHFDRHLSWGMDTVFIVKNGNTEETSIRPPPSNMPACIFNKHNISISKWSDNNAGDDQDYLEE